A section of the Rhodobacteraceae bacterium M382 genome encodes:
- a CDS encoding glycosyltransferase family 2 protein, producing MKLCAVTMVYRDYWALSQWYAHYARALGAENLYIVCHGPDPKVAAACPQANVFSVPREDMQHFDSLRSEMLNNLQNGLAQVYDWVIRTDADELICLDPQLFTGFEDLFSQNSGDALFALGLEVFESPTDSPIPDGTSALNHRRSAVFSGHYSKAWAVRKRIGLKRHGIKIRSKLVESYPFVMPPGVYLAHLKYANFDVLWSTNEVRKEVARSKGKGLPGTAWRKADRLSKQKILRATQLPELPWDQARDQAWAALQSPLRDPKNGLVRTRSLRFEARTQLPDWFANL from the coding sequence ATGAAACTTTGCGCAGTCACTATGGTCTATCGCGACTATTGGGCCTTATCCCAATGGTATGCCCATTACGCCCGCGCGCTTGGCGCGGAAAACCTGTATATCGTCTGCCACGGACCGGACCCGAAAGTCGCCGCTGCCTGCCCACAGGCAAATGTATTTTCCGTGCCCCGCGAAGATATGCAGCATTTTGACAGTCTCCGCAGCGAAATGTTGAACAATCTTCAGAACGGGTTGGCACAGGTCTATGATTGGGTGATCCGGACCGATGCGGATGAACTGATCTGCCTGGACCCACAGCTGTTCACAGGGTTTGAGGATCTGTTTTCGCAAAACTCCGGCGACGCTCTTTTTGCCTTGGGGCTGGAGGTTTTTGAATCCCCGACGGATTCCCCGATCCCAGATGGCACATCGGCCCTGAACCATCGACGTTCCGCGGTCTTCAGCGGTCACTACTCCAAGGCCTGGGCAGTTCGAAAACGAATTGGGCTGAAACGTCACGGAATCAAGATCCGTTCCAAGCTGGTAGAGAGCTACCCCTTTGTGATGCCGCCCGGTGTGTATCTGGCCCATCTCAAATATGCGAATTTCGACGTCTTGTGGAGCACAAACGAAGTGCGCAAGGAAGTCGCACGGAGCAAGGGAAAAGGATTGCCCGGAACTGCGTGGCGCAAGGCAGACCGATTGAGCAAACAAAAAATACTGCGGGCCACCCAATTGCCGGAACTGCCCTGGGATCAGGCCCGGGATCAGGCCTGGGCAGCCTTGCAATCCCCCTTGCGCGACCCAAAGAACGGACTTGTTCGAACCCGTTCGCTGCGGTTCGAAGCCCGCACTCAGCTCCCCGACTGGTTCGCCAATCTATAG
- a CDS encoding cupin domain-containing protein: protein MDFFPLGQRPTRRANPNWFTGRVWQTSVCATTDPSRVRATQISFEPGSRSAWHSHPLGQILFVQSGMGLIGHQDGRTCLIRAGDSVWISPGEKHWQGATPDASLELFEIQKAESGYVTTWMSYVSDEEYLAKPTCITELE, encoded by the coding sequence ATGGATTTTTTTCCGCTTGGACAACGCCCGACGCGCCGGGCCAACCCGAATTGGTTTACAGGACGTGTGTGGCAAACGTCAGTGTGCGCAACGACCGACCCCAGTCGGGTCAGGGCCACCCAAATTTCGTTTGAACCCGGATCGCGCAGCGCGTGGCACAGCCACCCCCTGGGGCAGATCCTGTTCGTTCAATCCGGGATGGGGTTGATCGGGCACCAGGATGGACGAACCTGTTTGATCCGTGCGGGGGATTCAGTCTGGATCTCTCCGGGGGAAAAACACTGGCAAGGGGCTACTCCAGACGCAAGCCTGGAATTGTTCGAGATCCAGAAAGCTGAATCCGGCTATGTGACCACGTGGATGAGTTACGTGTCGGATGAAGAATATCTTGCCAAGCCCACCTGTATTACTGAGCTGGAGTGA